Below is a window of Halomonas sp. Bachu 37 DNA.
GGAAGCCGGCGGCATTCAGAGCGCGCACGGCGGATTCACGGCCGGGACCGGGGCCTTTGACCAGCACGTCGACGTTTTTCACACCATACTCGGCTGCAGCAGTTGCTGCACGTTCACTTGCCACTTGAGCAGCGAACGGGGTGCTCTTGCGAGAACCACGAAAACCCGAACCACCGGCAGTTGCCCAGGAGAGAGCATTGCCCTGGCGGTCTGTGATCGTCACGATCGTGTTGTTAAAAGAGGCATGGATATGCGCTACGGCATCCACTACCTGCTTTTTAA
It encodes the following:
- the rpsK gene encoding 30S ribosomal protein S11 is translated as MANPRSNRKKVKKQVVDAVAHIHASFNNTIVTITDRQGNALSWATAGGSGFRGSRKSTPFAAQVASERAATAAAEYGVKNVDVLVKGPGPGRESAVRALNAAGFRVQSITDATPIPHNGCRPPKKRRV